From Candidatus Limnocylindria bacterium, the proteins below share one genomic window:
- a CDS encoding ABC transporter ATP-binding protein, translating into MADLLEVTDLHTQFFTRDGVVRAVDGVTFQVAAGETLGIVGESGCGKSVTALSLMRLIPQPPGKIVKGSIMFDGQDILKMDDDDVRGIRGNNIAMIFQDPMTSLNPVLTISRQISEALELHLKMDKSEARKRTIELLELVNIPSAKKRVDDYPHQFSGGMRQRVMIAMALSCNPKLILADEPTTALDVTIQAQILDLLKNLAREFRTAFILITHDLGVVAGMTQRINVMYAGRIVEKADTVELFANPKMPYTWGLLRSIPRLDESRKAKLVPIEGLPPDLIAPPPGCKFEPRCQYRRDVCHEKEPELKHIPSSKSDHEARCWGTQEGGWLVDTDWKREIGDTHVLEVIKQETASVTATPETPSGA; encoded by the coding sequence TTGGCCGACCTACTCGAGGTCACAGACCTCCACACCCAGTTCTTCACGCGTGACGGCGTCGTCCGCGCCGTCGACGGGGTGACGTTCCAGGTCGCCGCCGGCGAAACGCTCGGCATCGTGGGCGAATCCGGTTGCGGAAAGTCCGTGACCGCGCTGTCGCTCATGCGCCTTATCCCGCAGCCACCCGGAAAGATCGTCAAGGGCTCGATCATGTTCGATGGTCAGGACATCCTGAAGATGGACGACGACGACGTCCGCGGGATCCGGGGCAACAACATCGCGATGATCTTCCAGGACCCGATGACCAGCCTCAACCCGGTCCTCACGATCAGCCGCCAGATCTCCGAGGCGCTCGAGCTCCACCTCAAGATGGACAAGAGCGAGGCGCGCAAGCGGACCATCGAGCTCCTCGAGCTCGTGAACATCCCGAGCGCGAAGAAGCGCGTCGACGACTATCCGCACCAGTTCTCAGGTGGCATGCGCCAGCGCGTGATGATCGCGATGGCGCTCTCGTGCAACCCCAAGCTCATCCTCGCGGACGAGCCGACGACCGCTCTCGACGTGACGATCCAGGCGCAGATCCTCGATCTGCTGAAGAACCTGGCGCGCGAGTTCCGCACCGCGTTCATCCTGATCACCCACGACCTGGGCGTCGTTGCGGGAATGACCCAGCGCATCAACGTCATGTACGCGGGCCGCATCGTCGAGAAGGCCGACACCGTCGAGCTCTTCGCGAATCCGAAGATGCCGTACACCTGGGGCCTGCTCCGCTCGATCCCGCGCCTCGACGAGTCGCGCAAGGCCAAGCTCGTGCCGATCGAAGGGCTGCCGCCGGACCTCATCGCGCCGCCGCCCGGATGCAAGTTCGAGCCGCGGTGCCAGTACCGCCGCGACGTGTGCCACGAGAAGGAACCGGAGCTCAAGCACATCCCGAGCTCCAAGTCCGATCACGAGGCGCGCTGCTGGGGTACTCAGGAGGGCGGCTGGCTCGTCGACACGGATTGGAAGCGGGAGATCGGCGACACACATGTCCTTGAGGTGATCAAGCAGGAGACCGCGTCCGTCACCGCGACGCCGGAAACGCCATCAGGAGCGTGA